The following proteins are encoded in a genomic region of Paenibacillus sp. FSL R7-0273:
- a CDS encoding NmrA family NAD(P)-binding protein yields the protein MTKPRVLIIGASGTVGSKVVKEFDKNGEGIILRLATSRQEIAEKWQTEGREAVVLDLNEPTTFASALAGVDRVFLLTGYTADMLIQSKQLVDAAVDAGISHIVHLGVFTSRRDIIPHFIWHDLIETYIEASKIAWTHLHPNVITDTVFANLTETGSFTVNWRDMPQGWVFAADIAAVAATVLREGPEKHGDANYWLSTEVLTGPEVANILTEASGKEIKCITLDPASLEAYVAQISTVPERAYMESAVITMKLAAAGQMTAQTVVRDDVLTVLGRPGTTMTEWARQKLK from the coding sequence ATGACAAAACCAAGAGTATTGATTATCGGTGCGTCCGGCACTGTAGGTTCAAAAGTAGTCAAAGAATTCGATAAAAACGGCGAGGGCATTATACTTCGTCTGGCGACAAGTCGTCAGGAAATTGCTGAGAAGTGGCAAACGGAGGGCCGTGAAGCCGTTGTACTTGACCTTAATGAGCCGACAACCTTCGCTTCAGCATTAGCAGGCGTCGATCGGGTATTTTTACTAACTGGTTACACGGCTGATATGCTGATCCAAAGTAAACAACTGGTCGACGCAGCGGTAGATGCAGGCATAAGTCACATCGTTCATCTAGGTGTCTTCACCTCACGTCGTGATATTATCCCCCATTTTATCTGGCATGACCTTATAGAAACGTATATCGAAGCAAGTAAAATTGCTTGGACGCATTTGCATCCTAATGTCATTACGGACACGGTCTTCGCTAATCTAACGGAAACGGGTTCTTTCACAGTTAACTGGAGAGACATGCCGCAAGGATGGGTATTTGCAGCAGATATTGCTGCTGTCGCTGCTACCGTGTTGCGAGAGGGTCCTGAGAAACATGGTGATGCCAATTACTGGTTGAGCACGGAAGTACTAACGGGTCCAGAGGTCGCTAACATTCTAACTGAAGCCTCAGGGAAAGAGATCAAATGTATTACACTCGATCCTGCAAGCCTGGAAGCGTATGTTGCTCAGATTTCAACAGTTCCCGAACGTGCCTACATGGAGAGCGCAGTCATTACGATGAAATTAGCGGCGGCAGGTCAAATGACTGCTCAAACTGTTGTTCGTGATGACGTCTTAACGGTTTTGGGGCGTCCTGGCACCACCATGACGGAGTGGGCGCGTCAGAAACTAAAATGA
- a CDS encoding zinc-binding dehydrogenase yields the protein MKALLLLEKGKWNEMKVSEISAPEPGAGEVLVEVHAAGLNPVDYKVATGGNPKWTYPHVLGLDVAGIIAAVGEGVEQWKAGDRVLYHGDLTRTGGFAEYALAKASTLSRIPDIVDFTDAAALPTAGYTAYQAVHGKLPLAQLNTLLIHGGAGGVGGFAVQLAKLAGKRVISTASSHNHDYIKKLGADHVIDYREADVAAEVLRLTDGRGVDAVIDSISRQSATQALELIAFFGHVVHIAGAPDYASVKPFTKAFSVHEVALGAAHQSGDPEALRQLSVIGDEMLSLLAAGQISSLLEEVIPLEQVPAALERLSERHIRGKIVAKLK from the coding sequence ATGAAGGCTCTGTTACTGCTGGAAAAAGGAAAATGGAATGAGATGAAGGTAAGTGAAATCAGCGCACCGGAGCCGGGGGCCGGCGAGGTACTGGTAGAGGTGCATGCAGCCGGGCTCAACCCGGTTGATTATAAAGTTGCCACCGGCGGTAATCCGAAGTGGACCTATCCGCATGTGCTGGGGCTGGATGTCGCCGGAATCATCGCCGCAGTGGGCGAAGGTGTGGAGCAATGGAAGGCTGGCGACCGGGTTTTATATCACGGGGACCTTACCCGTACAGGCGGGTTCGCGGAATATGCCCTGGCTAAGGCCAGCACGCTCTCGCGGATACCGGATATTGTAGATTTCACGGATGCCGCCGCGCTCCCGACGGCTGGTTACACAGCTTATCAGGCAGTGCACGGCAAGCTGCCGCTTGCCCAGCTGAACACGCTGCTGATTCACGGCGGCGCGGGGGGCGTCGGCGGATTTGCGGTCCAACTGGCGAAGCTGGCGGGGAAGCGGGTCATCTCCACCGCATCGAGCCACAACCATGACTATATAAAAAAACTGGGAGCAGACCATGTCATTGATTACCGGGAGGCAGATGTAGCTGCCGAGGTGCTCCGCCTGACAGACGGAAGAGGCGTGGATGCGGTAATTGATTCGATCAGCAGACAGAGCGCAACACAGGCGCTGGAGCTGATTGCCTTTTTCGGGCACGTGGTGCATATTGCCGGGGCGCCGGATTATGCGTCGGTGAAGCCGTTCACCAAAGCTTTTTCGGTCCACGAGGTTGCGCTTGGCGCTGCACATCAGTCCGGCGATCCGGAGGCACTGCGGCAATTGTCCGTCATCGGAGACGAGATGCTCTCGCTGCTCGCTGCAGGGCAAATATCCTCTTTGCTGGAGGAGGTCATCCCACTGGAGCAGGTTCCGGCTGCTTTGGAACGCCTGTCTGAACGGCATATCCGGGGCAAAATCGTGGCGAAGCTGAAATAG
- a CDS encoding TetR/AcrR family transcriptional regulator, translating into MLNPKLTLRDQKKEATAYALSVAAFELALVHGMDGFIVDDVVRQAGVSRRTFANYFSCKEEAVAEYFMTRATSEDENDLLAHLAPDATPLDALYSLLKLQFTSEFLRRLRQFASLANQYPSLEPYILSVFRRLQMAAQEVLERFTHGRYSDGYTHLLAGAVYGAFVPILDGRLNVLLPGESQEDRPGSVSFDQYLNSMFDYLRNGF; encoded by the coding sequence GTGTTGAACCCCAAGCTGACACTGCGTGACCAGAAAAAGGAAGCGACCGCTTATGCTTTGTCTGTAGCGGCCTTTGAGCTTGCCCTGGTACATGGCATGGACGGCTTCATTGTTGACGATGTTGTCCGGCAGGCGGGTGTCTCCCGGCGGACCTTTGCCAATTATTTTTCCTGCAAGGAAGAAGCGGTGGCAGAGTATTTCATGACCCGGGCGACTAGTGAGGATGAAAATGATCTGTTAGCGCATCTGGCGCCGGATGCGACACCGCTGGATGCCCTGTACAGTCTGCTCAAGCTGCAGTTTACTTCAGAATTTCTGCGCAGATTGCGGCAGTTCGCATCACTGGCTAACCAGTATCCGTCACTGGAGCCGTATATCCTCAGCGTGTTCCGCCGGCTGCAGATGGCAGCCCAGGAAGTACTCGAACGGTTCACCCACGGCCGTTATTCCGACGGGTACACGCATCTGCTGGCCGGTGCAGTCTACGGAGCATTTGTACCTATACTCGACGGACGGCTCAATGTGCTGCTGCCGGGTGAATCGCAGGAGGACCGGCCCGGCTCCGTATCTTTTGATCAATATTTGAATTCCATGTTCGATTACTTACGCAACGGCTTTTAA
- a CDS encoding TetR/AcrR family transcriptional regulator — MSNDKQHETEEKRGRPIDLSRNKVILETTLDLLAENGYDSLTIEAVAIKAKVGKGTIYRRWSSKMELVIDAATVMSPLEISLMKLNTNQELRGQLIDLLSVIFLQDNMKYQKAMNAICNAVNEQLDKGMREAFYKRYRNVIQSILEPYVKEHRIADDDLELITDIGPALAMYNYRNQTTSVHYVERIVDKIILPIVLKQV, encoded by the coding sequence ATGTCAAATGATAAACAGCACGAAACAGAAGAAAAAAGAGGGCGCCCTATAGATTTGTCACGGAACAAAGTAATTCTTGAAACAACTTTAGATTTGCTAGCAGAAAACGGATATGATTCATTAACAATAGAGGCGGTTGCAATAAAGGCTAAAGTGGGGAAGGGTACGATTTATAGGCGTTGGTCTTCAAAAATGGAGCTTGTAATTGACGCCGCCACTGTGATGAGTCCTCTCGAAATATCACTAATGAAATTGAATACAAATCAAGAATTACGTGGACAATTGATTGACCTGCTTTCTGTTATATTTCTGCAAGATAATATGAAATACCAGAAAGCCATGAATGCAATTTGTAATGCTGTTAATGAACAATTAGACAAAGGTATGCGTGAGGCTTTTTACAAGCGTTATAGAAACGTTATTCAATCGATTCTCGAACCTTATGTAAAAGAACATCGTATTGCTGACGACGATTTAGAGCTAATTACAGATATTGGACCCGCCTTAGCCATGTATAACTATAGAAACCAGACTACCAGTGTTCATTATGTTGAACGAATTGTTGATAAAATAATACTGCCGATAGTATTAAAACAAGTGTAA
- a CDS encoding winged helix-turn-helix transcriptional regulator translates to MSMAEYKGKVKNIQDTPFGYTLSVIGGKWKMVIMYLLAENQPVRFNDLKRQIGAITFKTLSSQLKELEADGMVIRNEYPQVPPKVEYSLTDKAETLLPVLEGLCEWGVKNQP, encoded by the coding sequence ATGAGTATGGCTGAATATAAGGGTAAAGTTAAAAATATTCAGGATACACCTTTTGGTTATACATTGTCAGTTATTGGCGGTAAGTGGAAAATGGTTATTATGTATCTCTTAGCAGAAAACCAACCAGTTCGCTTTAATGATCTAAAAAGACAGATCGGAGCGATTACATTCAAAACATTGAGCTCCCAACTTAAAGAATTGGAAGCGGACGGTATGGTTATACGGAATGAGTATCCTCAAGTCCCTCCTAAAGTCGAGTACAGTCTTACAGATAAGGCGGAAACACTCCTGCCTGTTTTAGAAGGACTTTGTGAATGGGGAGTAAAAAATCAACCCTAA
- a CDS encoding RidA family protein: MATVKTYNHDLWDHGISQGYSVNGTLYISGQFSHDTEGVFVGENDIEAQTLQTLKNLDRVLEQFGITKSNLAYVEIYLTNAQEHIELCIPLFKEYMGQHRPAGSCIGVTYLASPEQLIEISAVAHMD, from the coding sequence ATGGCTACTGTCAAAACGTACAATCACGATCTTTGGGATCACGGCATCTCCCAAGGCTACAGCGTCAACGGAACCCTCTATATTTCGGGACAATTCTCCCATGATACGGAAGGCGTGTTCGTTGGCGAAAACGATATCGAGGCACAGACTCTGCAGACACTGAAGAATCTCGATCGCGTACTAGAACAATTTGGAATTACGAAGTCGAACCTTGCTTATGTGGAAATCTATCTGACAAATGCGCAAGAGCATATCGAGTTATGCATCCCTCTCTTCAAGGAGTACATGGGACAACACCGGCCAGCCGGCAGCTGTATCGGCGTGACATACCTGGCTTCTCCTGAGCAGCTGATCGAAATCAGCGCCGTCGCACACATGGACTAG
- a CDS encoding TetR/AcrR family transcriptional regulator — protein MSAKEVTEFQRLEGLRLSNEESNRITRSSIEAALVLLMNDQAFEDITITAIVKRAGVSRTAYYRNYNSKEDILQSTMKEIADKIVAAMNLHHPIRNSYEYWLALFQTLEQHLECLQIILKVNMADTILNDMQAVQLNRSNEETLLTHYAAYFWSGAIYSVAANWIRGGGRQSAAEMATICYRIIEAVNGN, from the coding sequence ATGTCTGCGAAGGAAGTTACAGAGTTTCAGCGTCTGGAAGGGCTCAGGCTGTCAAATGAGGAATCTAACCGAATCACTAGATCAAGTATTGAGGCTGCTTTGGTGCTGCTAATGAACGATCAGGCTTTTGAGGATATAACGATTACAGCTATCGTCAAACGGGCGGGAGTGTCCCGCACAGCTTACTACCGGAACTACAACTCCAAAGAAGATATTCTACAGAGCACCATGAAGGAAATTGCAGATAAAATCGTGGCTGCAATGAATCTGCATCATCCCATCCGAAACTCCTATGAATATTGGCTGGCGTTATTCCAAACCTTAGAGCAACATTTGGAGTGCTTACAAATTATTCTGAAAGTCAATATGGCAGATACTATTCTTAACGATATGCAAGCCGTACAGTTAAATAGATCCAACGAAGAAACCTTGCTTACCCATTACGCTGCTTACTTTTGGAGCGGCGCTATTTACAGTGTAGCTGCGAATTGGATTAGAGGCGGTGGCCGGCAATCCGCTGCAGAAATGGCAACGATCTGCTACAGAATAATAGAAGCGGTAAATGGCAACTGA
- a CDS encoding MMPL family transporter codes for MSTFLYRLGKSAYSKPWYFLGTWIVILGVIGALLGVNGIQSSSEMKIEGTESQKVLDMLAEELPAAAGGQASVAFTAPEGERLDTPERAALLLKAINDVYSMEYIINPADLAAQAAAAAQAAGADPSAAAGQGAAADPSAAAGQDDAAAQAAAAQAAAAAQAASAAPYGPLIVDGAMVPGVMLSSDGNIALFQFQFIVQQTSLPSEVPDNVISAVTEVEQAGSGITAIPSDSLKSTPSIGSTEAIGVAVAAVVLFITLGSVVAAGLPLITALLGVGISVGGAFALGSVIQMNDITPILAVMIGLAVGIDYSLFIVNRQRRLILDEKLNAREAASRAVGTAGSAVFFAGLTVIIALCGMLVIGMEFLSTMALVAAVSVLINVLLALTLLPALLGLVGEKICTAKAREKSRTSKGKQNHGFSHRWANATVKFRWPIIVLVVLVLGTAAIPVTKMELGIPSGASANLDTPARQSYDVISKGFGEGFNGPLLLVAQPNNPSGKISMETLGKLTQELQMHDNVTLVSPMGVNETGDIAIISLIPKTGPTDTETRDLVQDLRDPAYSLASDNDITLGVTGFTAINIDMSSKLSDAFPIYIGIIVVLSLIILLLVFRSIIVPIKATVGFILSILATFGVTTAVYQWGWLHSLFGFDTGGPLLSFMPILVTGILYGLAMDYQVFLVSSMREAYVHGRRGNDSIVHGYDLASRVVLAAGIIMVSVFAGFIFAPDAMIKQIGFALAFGILIDAFIIRMTLVPAVMAVFGDKAWWLPKWLDRLLPNLDVEGDKLIAKLNAENGVHGHQK; via the coding sequence ATGTCTACATTTCTGTACCGATTGGGGAAATCGGCTTATTCCAAGCCCTGGTATTTCCTCGGAACCTGGATCGTCATTCTTGGTGTAATCGGCGCCCTGCTCGGCGTCAACGGCATCCAGTCCAGCTCCGAAATGAAAATTGAAGGCACCGAATCGCAAAAGGTGCTGGATATGCTGGCCGAAGAGCTTCCGGCTGCCGCCGGCGGCCAGGCCAGCGTCGCCTTCACCGCACCGGAAGGCGAGCGTCTCGACACGCCTGAGCGGGCTGCCCTGCTCCTGAAGGCGATTAATGATGTATACAGCATGGAATACATCATTAATCCGGCTGATCTGGCTGCCCAAGCAGCTGCTGCCGCTCAAGCCGCAGGCGCTGATCCATCCGCTGCCGCAGGCCAAGGCGCTGCCGCTGACCCGTCCGCCGCCGCAGGCCAGGACGATGCTGCTGCTCAAGCCGCAGCGGCCCAGGCTGCTGCCGCCGCGCAAGCTGCATCTGCCGCTCCTTACGGCCCGCTGATCGTGGACGGCGCCATGGTTCCCGGCGTTATGCTATCCTCCGACGGCAACATCGCCCTGTTCCAGTTCCAGTTCATCGTGCAGCAGACCTCGCTGCCTTCGGAAGTGCCGGATAACGTGATCTCGGCTGTAACTGAAGTCGAGCAGGCCGGCTCCGGCATCACAGCGATTCCGAGTGACTCGCTGAAGAGCACGCCTTCCATCGGCTCCACTGAAGCCATCGGGGTTGCAGTGGCTGCAGTGGTACTGTTCATTACCCTCGGCTCGGTTGTAGCAGCCGGGCTGCCGCTGATTACCGCGCTTCTCGGGGTTGGAATCAGTGTCGGCGGCGCATTTGCCCTCGGCAGTGTAATCCAGATGAATGACATTACGCCGATCCTCGCCGTAATGATCGGTCTGGCTGTCGGTATCGACTACTCCCTGTTCATCGTCAACCGCCAGCGCCGCCTGATTCTCGATGAGAAGCTGAATGCGCGTGAAGCAGCCAGCCGGGCTGTCGGCACTGCCGGCAGCGCTGTATTTTTTGCCGGATTAACTGTTATTATTGCCCTGTGCGGAATGCTGGTTATCGGTATGGAATTCCTGTCCACCATGGCGCTCGTTGCCGCTGTCAGCGTACTGATCAACGTGCTGCTCGCACTGACCCTGCTGCCTGCGCTGCTCGGTCTGGTCGGAGAAAAAATCTGCACAGCCAAAGCCCGCGAGAAGAGTAGGACTTCCAAAGGCAAGCAAAACCACGGCTTCTCGCACCGCTGGGCTAACGCTACAGTGAAATTCCGCTGGCCGATCATTGTTCTGGTCGTGCTTGTACTCGGAACCGCTGCGATTCCGGTAACCAAAATGGAGCTCGGCATTCCGTCCGGCGCCTCGGCGAACCTGGATACTCCAGCCCGCCAGAGCTATGACGTTATTTCGAAGGGCTTCGGCGAAGGCTTCAATGGCCCGCTGCTGCTGGTCGCACAGCCTAATAATCCGTCCGGCAAAATCTCGATGGAGACCCTGGGCAAGCTGACTCAGGAGCTGCAAATGCATGATAACGTAACCCTGGTGTCCCCGATGGGAGTTAACGAAACGGGCGATATTGCCATTATCAGCCTGATTCCAAAAACCGGGCCGACCGATACAGAAACAAGAGATCTGGTACAGGATCTGCGCGATCCAGCCTACAGTCTCGCATCCGATAACGATATCACCCTTGGCGTAACCGGCTTTACAGCCATTAACATCGATATGTCATCCAAGCTGTCCGATGCTTTCCCTATTTACATCGGTATCATTGTTGTTCTTTCCCTGATTATTCTGCTGCTCGTGTTCCGGTCCATTATTGTACCAATCAAAGCAACAGTCGGCTTCATCCTCAGTATCCTTGCTACCTTCGGTGTGACTACCGCCGTTTATCAGTGGGGCTGGCTGCACTCCCTGTTCGGTTTTGATACCGGCGGGCCGCTGCTCAGCTTCATGCCGATTCTGGTGACAGGTATCCTGTATGGTCTGGCGATGGATTACCAGGTGTTCCTGGTCAGCTCGATGCGCGAGGCCTACGTTCACGGGCGCCGCGGCAATGACAGCATCGTGCACGGCTACGATCTGGCCAGCCGTGTCGTGCTTGCTGCCGGGATTATCATGGTATCCGTCTTTGCCGGATTTATCTTCGCACCTGATGCGATGATCAAGCAGATCGGCTTTGCCCTGGCCTTCGGTATCCTGATCGATGCCTTCATCATCCGGATGACGCTCGTTCCGGCCGTTATGGCCGTATTCGGCGACAAAGCCTGGTGGCTGCCGAAATGGCTGGACCGCCTGCTGCCGAACCTCGACGTTGAGGGCGACAAGCTGATCGCCAAACTTAATGCCGAGAATGGCGTGCATGGGCACCAGAAATAA
- a CDS encoding zinc-binding dehydrogenase has product MKALILEKPGELESLTVVTNREMPEPKDNEIRVKVIAAGLNPSDYQVAEHAGLESEKKRVLGLEVAGIVDAVGSSVNNFKMGDRVYYLRSINNLDGGFAEYSVTTAHTASKLPDEVPFEQAAVVPAAGYTAYQAIMQKLNPQSGGTILIHGGAGGVGGYAIQLAKICGLKVVTTCLGKDIGYVCTLGADEAIDFTKGSVYEEVSDLTNGRGVDYVLNTISPDSATKDLEILAFGGEMVVTAGFPDFSQIRFYDKGMSLHEIALGAAHTQGDFNAQSNLARIGDHFGSLIAAGTIIPPQITTITMEEIPAYLKKLKEGKITGKVAAYING; this is encoded by the coding sequence ATGAAAGCACTAATTCTTGAAAAACCCGGGGAACTAGAGAGCCTTACTGTGGTTACAAACAGGGAGATGCCAGAGCCCAAAGATAATGAGATCAGAGTAAAGGTCATTGCAGCAGGATTGAACCCTTCGGATTACCAAGTGGCAGAGCACGCTGGTCTGGAATCGGAGAAAAAACGCGTTTTAGGATTAGAAGTTGCGGGAATTGTAGATGCCGTTGGCAGCAGCGTGAATAATTTTAAAATGGGAGACCGCGTATACTATCTCCGCAGCATTAATAATCTTGACGGAGGATTTGCGGAATACTCTGTGACTACAGCTCACACAGCAAGTAAACTTCCCGATGAGGTACCATTTGAACAGGCAGCAGTTGTTCCGGCTGCAGGATATACAGCTTATCAGGCGATAATGCAGAAACTTAATCCGCAGTCTGGTGGGACGATATTGATTCATGGCGGCGCAGGTGGAGTAGGAGGATATGCAATTCAATTAGCTAAAATTTGCGGATTAAAAGTGGTTACTACCTGCTTAGGAAAGGATATCGGCTATGTGTGCACTCTCGGGGCGGATGAGGCGATTGATTTTACTAAAGGAAGTGTATATGAAGAAGTTTCGGATCTGACCAATGGCCGGGGTGTCGATTACGTTTTAAATACGATCAGTCCCGATAGTGCAACAAAAGACCTTGAGATTCTTGCCTTCGGCGGCGAAATGGTGGTAACGGCCGGATTTCCGGATTTTAGCCAGATTCGTTTTTATGACAAAGGGATGTCTTTACACGAGATCGCTCTTGGTGCTGCTCATACACAAGGAGACTTTAATGCACAATCTAATCTTGCGCGAATCGGAGATCATTTTGGGAGCTTGATTGCAGCAGGAACAATCATCCCTCCACAAATCACAACGATAACTATGGAAGAAATTCCCGCCTATTTAAAAAAACTAAAAGAAGGTAAGATCACCGGCAAAGTTGCAGCCTATATCAATGGGTAA